A portion of the Babylonia areolata isolate BAREFJ2019XMU chromosome 4, ASM4173473v1, whole genome shotgun sequence genome contains these proteins:
- the LOC143281584 gene encoding uncharacterized protein LOC143281584, whose product MFFERHVQNIIELTVPGTTDPTELNEALQMSAKVVRKLDIRQLLPPVEKEPKPLPIDKDSDDESDSEEEEEQDHFEFEPVLKALPHVEELHVTYSVRDCGMNFEWNTFLFKANDCLKLAKTVAACHTLRVLRLYRSKVDDQKARVLIGYLLNHPTLEELDLSCNIIGDKGARAVGMFLNNRSRLVRLNLMDNNIRATGALAIAHGLVKSTTLEILNLRLNHLSDEGGQAIARGLLKNQKLREANLSSNELGDSTASMLAQALMTNTTIRTLDLSSNKLGADGGRQLRECMETNTTITHIDLRLTDCGQESEYCISLALHRNREAARDAAIREREARLPPQREALDPQEAHRYVLPPDLVY is encoded by the exons ATGTTCTTCGAGCGGCACGTGCAGAACATCATCGAGCTGACCGTGCCGGGCACCACCGACCCCACAGAGCTGAACGAGGCGCTCCAGATGTCCGCCAAGGTCGTCAGAAAGTTAGACATTCGCCAGCTTCTGCCCCCTGTGGAGAAGGAGCCGAAACCGTTGCCCATCGATAAGGATTCGGACGACGAAAGCGAtagcgaagaggaggaggaacaggaccATTTCGAGTTTGAGCCTGTGCTGAAGGCTCTGCCCCACGTGGAAGAACTCCACGTCACGTACAGCGTTCGTGACTGCGGCATGAACTTTGAGTGGAACACTTTCCTCTTCAAGGCCAACGACTGCCTGAAGCTGGCAAAGACCGTGGCTGCCTGCCACACTCTCCGAGTCCTTCGGCTGTACCGCAGCAAAGTGGACGACCAGAAGGCGCGGGTTCTGATCGGCTACTTGCTGAACCACCCCACCCTGGAAGAGCTGGACCTGTCCTGCAACATAATCGGCGACAAAGGGGCGCGGGCGGTGGGCATGTTCCTCAACAACCGCAGCCGGCTGGTGAGGCTCAACCTCATGGACAACAACATCCGCGCGACCGGCGCCTTGGCCATAGCCCACGGGCTGGTCAAGAGCACCACCCTGGAGATCCTCAACCTGCGGCTGAACCACCTGAGCGACGAGGGGGGTCAGGCCATCGCCAGGGGCCTCCTGAAGAACCAGAAGCTGAGGGAGGCTAACCTGAGCAGCAACGAGCTGGGGGATTCCACCGCCTCAATGCTGGCCCAGGCTCTGatgaccaacaccaccatcaggacccTGGACCTGTCCAGCAACAAGCTGGGGGCG gACGGTGGGAGGCAGCTGAGGGAGTGCATGGAGacgaacaccaccatcacccacatcgACCTCCGGCTGACGGACTGCGGCCAGGAGTCGGAGTACTGCATCAGCCTGGCCCTGCACCGCAACCGGGAGGCCGCCCGCGACGCCGCCATCAGGGAGCGGGAGGCCAGGCTGCCCCCGCAGAGGGAGGCGCTTGACCCGCAGGAGGCCCACCGCTACGTGCTGCCGCCCGACCTGGTGTactga